One Leptodactylus fuscus isolate aLepFus1 chromosome 11, aLepFus1.hap2, whole genome shotgun sequence genomic window, cGTACCACTCATTAAAATTGGGTGGAAGTAATCCTGGGTTGTGAGTGTTGCTGTTAGTCTGAATTACTGCTGAAGTCGTTTTAGAAGATTCCTCACTACTGGCAGAAACCATTGCTGGTGGGGTGGCAGATTCGTAACCTGAACTGGCAGCTGGGGATGAATCAGAGCCTTGAGATTCATGTACCTtggaagaaaaaaatacaaaaacattagaCTCATCGTAACTTCCATTCTCCTCCTTACAATGATCATTCAGTGGACTCCATCAAACACGTTAGAGAAGTGAGGCATGAATTAAGTGGACAGATTTACATGCGATGTAACTATATAAATAAGTGACTATATACTGATTCTTAGGTATATTTGGGTATTAATGGTAgcctaaaaatataaaataaaaatataaaaaatttctaATACAATCATAACCTTGGGGTTAAGGTTAATCAGCGagatatataattaaaaaatatttaaaataataataataataataataataataataaatattattattaaaaaaattaataataataataataaatattattataaaaaaaaataataacatacAAAACAACAGCATTAATGATATAGAGTTACCTTCATGTGTTTTCGTAGAGAGCTGGGATGCGTGTAGGATTTATCACAGACTTTACAGATGTATGGTTTGTCTGATGTATGCACGTGCATATGCTTTTTCCTGTCACTGCTGTTTGCAAACCGTCGGTCGCATCCTTCAAACTCACACTTAAAAGGCTTCTCACCTAGTGGAAGAGGACACAACGTAGTATGTTATATAGGAAGAgctgcagaatatatatatatccagtcatTGCTTTGCTACACTATACAGTTTCGTCCCCCCACCACCCTTAATGAAATTCACATTGTTGGCCCAGACTGTATGATTTCCTCCTTAAATATTCCCATACGTTATCTGCTTATCATGTTGGAATATTTAACTAGCCAAATTGACACTTAATTAAATACAAAGGGACACCTATGCAAATCCTATAGAATAGGTTAAACTGACTGCTAATTGTTATCTAAGGTCTAAATTGAATTTGATTATAGTGGCTTTTGGAAGACAATGGTTGTGGGTAGAAAGTGCTAATAAAAACCTGCACTCATATTAAGAGACTatatcacttaaaaaaaaaaaatcagtgcagTTTTAAGACCtgtaatacaggggaggacataAGTTGTCATCCTGTCTTTTCTAAACTCACTTTGCTTGCACAGAGTTCAATTAAACACAGGATTCTAAATAAAAATACTTTGACAAAAGTATCACTGCTTTAATTAGGAGACGTGCCAATCAAGGGAGGAAAAAGGAGCGGAAGTGGGTGAAAATGAGATTTCATTAGCATTTCTATAGTTTACTTAACAGTATGCAAGGAGCTAAAGTGCCTGGAACGTGAATCATCCCTCAACAAATTCGTATTTGTTCACAGCAAGCCAGAAACAAGACAACAAGAAACAATCACATCTCACAAGATTaccccaaaaaatgcaaaaaattgcaaTGAACTACTTCAAGACATCATGAAACTCAACATAAAAAGTTACACAGCCACTACAAGCAGGCCTATTAAGTCACAATGTCCAAATTGAGACGTAGCTATTAACCCCTGTCGCCTTCTTACCTGTATGAGTTCTTTTGTGGATCTTTAGATTTTCTGAACGTGCAAATATTTTCCCACATCCAGGGAACGGACATGGAAAAGGTTTTTCTCCAGTATGCACCCTTATATGATTAACCAGTTTGTATTTTGCTTTGAAGGATTTGCCTCCCCTGGGACATTCCTCCCAGTAACAAATGTGATTAGTTTGTTCTGGTCCCCCAACATGTTCCATTGTCATATGTGTAACCAGTTCATGCATACTACTAAATGTCCTGTCGCAGGTTTTCTGCGGGCGATTCATCGGTGATTCCTCCATCCACTTGCATGATAATTCTTGCTTGATAGGTTGCCTCATATATCTAAAAAATGCCCCTGGGCCATGATGAGCAGCTACATTCATGCTCATATTCATGTGATTGTAGTTGTGGAACTGGGCAGCTGCGTAATGGTCAGTCCTAGGGCTGGGGACCGCTCTGTAAGGGTCTGGACGTCCAAAAATATCACCTCTGAGACCTAAATGCATTTGTCCATTTACCACATGTCCATTGGGTGAAGTGTGGCTGGAGCTTTGTTCGTGAAGTCCTGGGAAGATCAGGTGTCCTGGCGGTTCACTGATTCCAGGGGGGCCGTGGCTGGCGAAAAGTCCATGCTGACCACCTGGAGAGGCGGCATCCCCAATTCCAGAATTCCGATTTCGGAAAAGAAAATCTCTTGTGGAGTTAAAGGCAGTACCGCCATAAGATGGCACCTGCCCAGCATGGTGCCCAAGCGCGTTGGCATATCCGGATGCCTGCGGGGTAAAAGCTGAGCTCTGGCTTGAGGAGAGATCATGACTGGCTGGACTGAGCTTAAAAGCTGCAGCGTGTGAAGGTTCAGCAAAAGGATTAAGCCCCATGCCAGCATCTCGGTTGGACATTTCATGATGGCGAGATGTCCCAAACCCACCAACTCCCAGGGTGGGAAACTGAGGTCCTCCATCTAGAAGCATCGTCATGAATGAACCTGAGCAGCGTGCAGACCCAGATGAATGGTCAGCACAGGATGCAGTTCATGCAGAAGCAATGATAACAAAAATAAGTTTTGCTTTTATTCCTTTTGCTTGTTGGAAATCCAGGAAACTGTTCACCCTCTCCAACAGAGTAATGTCCTTGGACTGATAAAGTCAATCACTCACTCCTCACACATAAACCAACTCAGGAGGCAGTCTGAATTGCACCAATAGAAACTCAGCTGGGGGAGTGTCATGCGAGCCCAGCCCCAGGCACCCATTTGCCTGTGAACTCTTGATTGACAGAGTTTAGCATTGAATATGGCAGCTTCACTAATATCTATTCCCTGATTGGTCTACTCAGGTTTAGTATTTGCAGGTAAGCTTAACCCCTTTAGTGCTGCAAATGAATGGCAATGCATAGAAAAGATACATGCGGCAGCCTCAGCCAGCACTGGATGTGTTAATAGATTACGAAGAGCCCAAATATTTATCCGAAAGATCCCTAAATTAAGGATGCCTCTAACCACCTTCCTAAACATCATAAGCCAGTGATCACTCTTCGCTCCGTTATCTATAGACCCTGAAACCTTCGCCATAAATGCTGCACATAGGGGTTTAGCAATGCCCAGATTGCAGGGCCATTGTCTCTGTATTCTTTGTCGCTTTTATTTATGCATTCGCTTATTCCTGTACGCTGTCCCTTTAACATGTGCAATCGTGGCTACAAGAAAACAACGTGTATTCTGATAAATCCctcatgtgttactgtgtagaAATTCCCCCCTCCTTAATAATT contains:
- the ZIC3 gene encoding zinc finger protein ZIC 3, with protein sequence MTMLLDGGPQFPTLGVGGFGTSRHHEMSNRDAGMGLNPFAEPSHAAAFKLSPASHDLSSSQSSAFTPQASGYANALGHHAGQVPSYGGTAFNSTRDFLFRNRNSGIGDAASPGGQHGLFASHGPPGISEPPGHLIFPGLHEQSSSHTSPNGHVVNGQMHLGLRGDIFGRPDPYRAVPSPRTDHYAAAQFHNYNHMNMSMNVAAHHGPGAFFRYMRQPIKQELSCKWMEESPMNRPQKTCDRTFSSMHELVTHMTMEHVGGPEQTNHICYWEECPRGGKSFKAKYKLVNHIRVHTGEKPFPCPFPGCGKIFARSENLKIHKRTHTGEKPFKCEFEGCDRRFANSSDRKKHMHVHTSDKPYICKVCDKSYTHPSSLRKHMKVHESQGSDSSPAASSGYESATPPAMVSASSEESSKTTSAVIQTNSNTHNPGLLPPNFNEWYV